In one window of Xiphophorus hellerii strain 12219 chromosome 23, Xiphophorus_hellerii-4.1, whole genome shotgun sequence DNA:
- the LOC116713889 gene encoding zinc-binding protein A33-like, whose translation MASATSLMTDDNFSCSICLDVFTKPVSIPCGHTFCQDCITKHWETVNRLIECPLCKETYLTKPMLRVNIFIADMAERFKTAVRRKSSSPLQEALVGKVLCNLCINPAVKSCLVCFMSFCTTHLQPHQTLPNLQRHKLIQPVNDLQNRLCKTHGEPLEFFCRGDQMFLCLSCKVKDHKTHTVVTLEEEANIRKTKLGKEKESTDQMIKTRQQIILDIQSSLDRVGKNADQALSYKNHVMAAVADYIQRSQIELTEVINTKLQQIEKEGIDFTTELDAEILQIKEKKEQLDKTSLTDDDFTFLENALSSTVSSPKVKDRPNLKLNTAEFAIQDAIDELQRSVKSKINTLCDPTFREKQQYAVDVTFDPDTAHPLLNVSADGKQVATGYQKRNVDNKEERFQKVLNVLAKEGFSSGKFYYEVQVKGKTQWDLGVVSESINRKGDIRLSPKNGYWTIWFRNGNELTANAGPAVNLPVRQIPEKVGVFVDYEEGQVSFYNVDARATIFSFTGNSFTTKLFPFFSPCVNEGGKNSAALIITPVTTNH comes from the coding sequence ATGGCTTCTGCCACAAGTCTAATGACTGATGATAATTTTTCTTGCTCTATATGCCTGGATGTGTTCACAAAACCTGTATCAATTCCTTGTGGACACACTTTTTGTCAAGATTGCATCACAAAACACTGGGAAACAGTTAATCGTCTCATTGAATGCCCGCTGTGCAAAGAGACATATCTCACCAAGCCAATGCTCCGGGTGAATATTTTCATTGCTGATATGGCGGAAAGATTCAAAACTGCAGTGAGAAGGAAGTCGTCTTCACCCCTTCAAGAAGCACTGGTTGGGAAAGTGCTGTGCAATCTGTGCATAAACCCTGCTGTGAAGTCTTGTTTAGTATGTTTTATGTCATTCTGCACAACACACCTGCAGCCTCATCAAACATTACCCAACTTACAGAGACACAAGCTCATCCAGCCAGTCAATGACCTCCAGAACAGGTTATGCAAGACACATGGTGAACCTTTGGAGTTCTTTTGCAGGGGAGATCaaatgtttctctgtttgtccTGCAAAGTCAAAGACCATAAAACGCATACGGTGGTGACTTTAGAAGAGGAGGCAAACATAAGAAAAACTAAGCTggggaaagaaaaggaaagcactgatcaaatgatcaagaCACGTCAGCAGATAATTCTTGACATTCAATCCTCTTTGGACAGGGTCGGGAAAAATGCAGATCAAGCACTGTCATACAAAAACCATGTGATGGCTGCTGTTGCGGATTACATTCAGAGAAGCCAAATTGAGCTGACTGAGGTAATCAATACAAAGCTGCAACAGATTGAAAAAGAGGGGATAGATTTCACTACGGAACTGGATGCagaaattttgcaaataaaagagaaaaaagaacaactgGATAAAACTTCTCTCACAGATGATGACTTCACATTTCTCGAGAATGCCCTTTCTTCTACAGTATCTTCACCCAAGGTAAAGGACCGGCCCAATCTGAAACTTAACACTGCCGAGTTTGCAATACAAGACGCCATagatgagctgcagagatcagtcaaaagtaaaataaatacgcTGTGCGATCCTACCTTCAGAGAGAAGCAGCAGTATGCTGTAGATGTGACATTCGATCCTGACACAGCACACCCTTTATTGAATGTTTCAGCTGATGGGAAGCAAGTTGCCACTGGATACCAAAAAAGGAATGTCGACAACAAAGAAGAGAGGTTTCAAAAGGTCCTCAATGTTCTGGCAAAAGAAGGTTTCTCCTCTGGAAAGTTTTACTATGAGGTTCAGGTGAAAGGCAAAACTCAGTGGGATTTGGGAGTGGTGAGTGAGTCTATCAACAGGAAGGGGGATATCAGACTGAGTCCGAAGAATGGATACTGGACCATCTGGTTTAGAAATGGAAATGAGCTCACAGCCAATGCTGGCCCCGCTGTAAACCTGCCAGTGAGGCAGATACCTGAAAAGGTTGGAGTTTTTGTAGACTATGAGGAAGGACAAGTTTCCTTTTACAATGTGGACGCAAGGGCAACCATCTTCTCCTTTACGGGAAACAGCTTCACCACGAAGCTTTTCCCTTTCTTCAGTCCCTGCGTCAATGAGGGAGGAAAAAATTCAGCTGCATTGATCATCACTCCTGTAACAACCAACCACTGA